One segment of Pseudobythopirellula maris DNA contains the following:
- the rpiB gene encoding ribose 5-phosphate isomerase B produces the protein MRIAVASDHRGLDLRNKVINVLESLGHEAIDEGSCGSESVDYPDFAAIVAGKVSKGEVDRGILICGTGIGMAVAANKFCGVRAAPCTDEVTAEISRRHNNLNVLCLSADLLSPRVVERMVEVWVNTEFEGARHARRVEKITQLERDYLGRKN, from the coding sequence ATGCGCATCGCCGTCGCCAGCGACCACCGGGGTCTCGATCTACGCAACAAAGTGATCAACGTGCTCGAGTCGCTCGGGCACGAGGCGATCGACGAGGGCTCGTGCGGCTCCGAGAGCGTCGACTACCCCGACTTCGCCGCCATCGTCGCCGGCAAGGTCAGCAAGGGCGAGGTCGATCGCGGCATCCTGATCTGCGGCACGGGGATCGGCATGGCGGTGGCCGCCAACAAATTCTGCGGCGTCCGCGCCGCGCCGTGCACCGACGAGGTGACGGCCGAGATCAGCCGCCGCCACAACAACCTGAACGTCCTCTGCCTGTCGGCCGACTTGCTCAGCCCGCGCGTGGTCGAGCGGATGGTCGAGGTCTGGGTCAACACGGAGTTCGAGGGCGCCCGCCACGCCCGCCGCGTCGAGAAGATCACCCAGCTCGAACGCGACTATCTCGGCCGCAAGAACTGA
- a CDS encoding PEP-CTERM sorting domain-containing protein (PEP-CTERM proteins occur, often in large numbers, in the proteomes of bacteria that also encode an exosortase, a predicted intramembrane cysteine proteinase. The presence of a PEP-CTERM domain at a protein's C-terminus predicts cleavage within the sorting domain, followed by covalent anchoring to some some component of the (usually Gram-negative) cell surface. Many PEP-CTERM proteins exhibit an unusual sequence composition that includes large numbers of potential glycosylation sites. Expression of one such protein has been shown restore the ability of a bacterium to form floc, a type of biofilm.) has product MLFAATIACSVLCFGLLKANAQTPFFPGAEGFGGTFLGSAPAGGWFANAEVYHVTNLNEDGPGSFRNAFDEDTANKIIVFDVGGVIRLDGSGVDNIDIKNLKNYYIAGQTAPSPVTIYGDMTQITHSPNKVNENIILRYMTFRKGVSDNDDTITFAGGNDNGVATNMILDHVTSTWAEDENTSVANYNTNITVQNSLIADALDGGSDHAYGSLIRPRTDSQVSFHHNLYANNKSRQPRLGNYNDSLLTADLRNNVVYNFSDRAAYAGGSSGSVPESVDLNFVGNYTVAGPTTPSSNAPRTVQIDNNAVVEAYQAGNYVDSDKVRGIDGKPNGADTGWSQFYVIPSKTGQLTQRSTPFATPNVTTMNAPDAYDYVVSHAGNWWWDREAIDARIVGNVTGATNPPDGVSPLTPNAAELAALLATPMTTHAAGYDTDGDGMSTVWELAHGLDPTNPNDWNGDFDNDGYIDLVEFINEKGEFPAPAPIVFQGGGFPGSGNVRYAEFGNWRTDDSAATGGTGGTAWQPSRFDEVRIPSGSRAAIDAAGQHAGNLTLQHAFLDVDDGWLAVEGELAFNGNSGVMINGGQLLANRISSIGTRALALRGGTLRANEIAFGVTNSGSTLAPGLSLFGGIGTTTIDGYLELESGAIEVEIADAETSDTLVIDGLVTLGGALDVLFLDLYDPGAGSWDIMTATEGFSGAFDTLPSGFATGIVGSTLTLYYNTAVPLAGDYNGNGVVDAADFTVWRDGFENGEYTMAHYDTWVANFGMTAEPPVDTQSVPEPAALAMLGLLALGLTIRRGRP; this is encoded by the coding sequence GTGCTCTTCGCAGCCACGATCGCTTGCAGCGTTCTTTGCTTCGGCCTGCTCAAGGCTAACGCCCAGACGCCGTTTTTCCCGGGCGCCGAAGGCTTCGGCGGCACGTTTCTCGGCTCGGCCCCTGCGGGAGGCTGGTTCGCGAACGCCGAAGTTTACCACGTGACGAACCTCAACGAGGACGGGCCGGGGTCGTTCCGCAACGCGTTCGACGAGGACACCGCGAACAAGATTATCGTGTTCGACGTCGGCGGCGTGATCCGCCTCGACGGATCGGGCGTCGATAACATCGACATCAAGAACCTCAAGAACTACTACATCGCCGGCCAAACGGCCCCAAGCCCGGTGACTATTTACGGCGACATGACGCAGATCACGCACAGCCCGAACAAGGTGAACGAGAACATCATCCTCCGCTACATGACGTTCCGCAAAGGGGTGAGCGACAACGACGACACGATCACCTTCGCCGGCGGAAACGACAACGGCGTCGCCACCAACATGATCCTGGACCACGTCACGAGCACGTGGGCCGAGGACGAGAACACGTCGGTGGCCAATTACAACACGAACATCACCGTGCAGAACTCGCTGATCGCCGACGCGCTCGACGGCGGCAGCGACCACGCCTACGGCTCGCTGATCCGGCCGCGGACCGACTCGCAGGTGTCGTTCCACCACAACCTGTACGCGAACAACAAGAGCCGCCAGCCGCGGCTGGGCAACTACAACGACTCGCTGCTCACGGCCGACCTGCGGAACAACGTGGTCTACAACTTCAGCGACCGGGCGGCCTACGCCGGCGGCTCGAGCGGCAGCGTGCCGGAGAGCGTCGACCTGAACTTCGTCGGAAACTACACCGTGGCGGGCCCGACGACGCCTTCGAGCAACGCCCCGCGTACCGTGCAGATCGACAACAACGCCGTGGTCGAGGCCTACCAGGCGGGCAACTACGTCGATTCGGACAAGGTGCGAGGCATCGACGGCAAGCCGAACGGCGCCGACACGGGCTGGAGCCAGTTCTACGTGATCCCCAGCAAAACGGGGCAACTCACCCAACGCTCCACGCCGTTCGCCACGCCCAACGTCACGACCATGAACGCGCCGGACGCTTACGACTACGTCGTGAGCCACGCCGGCAACTGGTGGTGGGACCGCGAGGCGATCGACGCGCGGATCGTCGGCAACGTCACGGGCGCCACCAACCCGCCCGACGGCGTGTCGCCGCTGACGCCCAACGCGGCCGAGCTGGCAGCCCTGCTGGCGACGCCGATGACCACGCACGCCGCCGGCTACGACACCGACGGCGACGGCATGTCGACCGTTTGGGAGCTAGCCCACGGCCTCGACCCCACGAACCCCAACGACTGGAACGGCGACTTCGACAACGACGGCTACATCGACCTCGTCGAGTTCATCAACGAGAAGGGCGAGTTCCCGGCGCCCGCGCCGATTGTCTTCCAAGGCGGCGGCTTCCCAGGCAGCGGTAACGTCCGCTACGCGGAGTTTGGCAACTGGCGCACCGATGATAGCGCGGCGACCGGCGGCACGGGCGGCACGGCGTGGCAGCCTTCGCGGTTCGACGAGGTGCGTATCCCATCCGGTTCTAGGGCTGCTATCGATGCAGCCGGACAACACGCCGGCAACCTCACACTCCAGCACGCCTTCCTGGACGTGGATGATGGTTGGCTTGCCGTTGAGGGCGAATTGGCTTTCAACGGAAACAGTGGCGTGATGATTAACGGAGGCCAGCTGCTCGCAAATCGCATTTCAAGCATCGGCACACGAGCCTTGGCCCTGAGGGGCGGTACGTTGCGAGCTAACGAGATCGCTTTTGGCGTCACCAATAGCGGATCGACCCTAGCTCCGGGGCTCAGCCTCTTCGGCGGCATCGGCACAACCACCATTGACGGCTACCTGGAACTCGAGAGCGGGGCCATCGAAGTCGAAATCGCCGACGCGGAGACCTCCGATACCCTGGTGATCGATGGCCTGGTGACGCTCGGCGGCGCCTTGGACGTGCTGTTCCTCGACCTCTACGACCCGGGCGCCGGCAGCTGGGACATCATGACCGCCACCGAGGGCTTCAGCGGGGCGTTCGACACGCTGCCATCGGGCTTCGCCACGGGCATCGTCGGCTCGACGCTCACACTCTACTACAACACCGCCGTGCCGCTCGCCGGCGACTACAACGGCAACGGCGTGGTCGACGCCGCCGACTTCACGGTCTGGCGAGACGGCTTCGAGAACGGCGAGTACACGATGGCCCACTACGACACGTGGGTCGCGAACTTCGGCATGACCGCCGAACCGCCGGTCGATACGCAGAGCGTGCCGGAGCCCGCGGCTTTGGCGATGCTGGGGCTGCTTGCCTTGGGCCTCACGATCCGCCGCGGTCGACCGTGA
- a CDS encoding VWA domain-containing protein, with protein sequence MFTHSLAFDSPWYLALLALLPIIWVLSRRSLAGLGRLRRLVAIAFRSLVFTAIVLALADAQLRKQSDRLTVIYLLDQSQSIPEAQREAMTSFVNASVREHRRNDLDDRAGVIVFGREPEVELPPVDFFYELPRIESLVDRQHTNLEQALGRAMSLFPPDAAKRIVIVTDGNENSGDALRQARAMAAAGVSIDVLPVPLGQRSEVAVDKLTLPADVRRDQPFELRAVVELEATPGATETGRLRVVRKSGDRETVLSESPVTLEPGKNVFSIRESIQEADFYTYEARFVPDDPATDASTQNNLATAFTHVRGKGHVLLIEDWEHPGEFDTMVDALRAEGLEVTTMRSDRLFGSLAELQRYDTVVLANTPRSSGFGGGSGTVTTDSISAFSDDQIGMLVRNTEELGCGLVMIGGDRSFGAGGWDDTKIEEAMPLDFEIKAAKVTPVGALGMIMHASEIARGNYWQKRIAIEAVDALGERDYAGLLQWNGSDQWLWGQSQGGMITVGANRNQMKARIDRLTVGDMPQFDPAMKLAAASFAGLTNPVPAIKHMIIISDGDPSPPSAAVMKSFIDQKVKITTVAVGAHGPPGHATMQKIATSTGGKYYVVRNANALPRIYQREARRVSRPLVRELKPPVAPRLITRHEILGGLESDFPPLAGYVQTTVKDSSLVEVVLRSPIPADGDSSTILATWNYGLGKTAAFTSDAGARWADQWTGWSEYNRFYSQLIRWSMRPTGDTGNFTVATDIKDGKARVVIDALDKNDQFLELPTIGGAAVAPGLDSLPIVFRQIAPGRYVGEFEAEDPGSYMVVINPGSQQPMIRTGLNVGYSDEFRDRETNRSLLSSIASLSAEGGEAGKMIDEEAGVAFTGADSAEPLSAVDPYRRDLPPAVSTQPIWPLLILLGSCVFLADVFVRRVQVNLDWVPPLWARLRGRTEVIEPETMSRLRSRKQQISDELGDRRAQTRFEVDEDAPAAGASPLADLERPAGERRPTPTTDKESLASEEKAQEEGYTSRLLKAKRDALKKKDDNQ encoded by the coding sequence TTGTTCACCCACTCGCTAGCCTTCGACAGCCCCTGGTACTTGGCGCTCCTCGCCTTGCTGCCGATCATCTGGGTGCTCAGCCGCCGCTCGCTCGCCGGGCTGGGGCGGTTGCGGCGGCTCGTAGCGATCGCGTTCCGCTCGCTGGTTTTCACGGCGATCGTGCTCGCACTGGCCGACGCCCAGCTGCGCAAGCAAAGCGACCGACTCACGGTCATCTACCTGCTCGACCAGTCGCAGAGCATCCCCGAGGCGCAACGCGAGGCGATGACCTCGTTCGTCAACGCCTCGGTCCGCGAGCACCGCCGCAACGACCTGGACGACCGCGCGGGGGTGATCGTCTTCGGCCGCGAGCCGGAGGTCGAGCTGCCGCCCGTCGACTTTTTCTACGAGCTGCCGCGGATCGAGAGCCTGGTCGACCGCCAGCACACGAACCTCGAGCAGGCGCTCGGGCGGGCGATGAGCCTGTTCCCTCCCGACGCGGCTAAGCGGATCGTCATCGTCACCGACGGCAACGAGAACAGCGGCGACGCCCTGCGCCAGGCCCGGGCGATGGCCGCCGCGGGGGTGAGCATCGACGTGCTGCCCGTGCCGCTGGGCCAGCGCAGCGAGGTGGCCGTCGACAAGCTCACCCTGCCGGCCGACGTACGCCGCGACCAGCCGTTCGAGCTCCGCGCGGTCGTCGAGCTCGAGGCCACGCCCGGCGCCACCGAGACCGGCCGGCTCCGCGTGGTGCGCAAGAGCGGCGACCGCGAGACCGTGCTCTCCGAGAGCCCCGTCACGCTCGAGCCCGGCAAGAACGTCTTCTCGATCCGCGAGTCGATCCAGGAGGCCGACTTCTACACGTACGAGGCCCGCTTCGTGCCGGACGACCCGGCGACCGACGCCTCGACCCAGAACAACCTGGCCACGGCGTTCACCCACGTCCGCGGCAAGGGCCACGTGCTGCTGATCGAGGACTGGGAGCACCCCGGCGAGTTCGACACGATGGTCGACGCCCTGCGGGCCGAGGGGCTCGAGGTCACCACGATGCGCAGCGACCGCCTGTTCGGCTCGCTCGCCGAGCTGCAACGCTACGACACCGTGGTGCTGGCCAACACGCCGCGCAGCAGCGGCTTCGGCGGCGGCTCGGGCACGGTCACCACCGACTCGATCAGCGCCTTCAGCGACGACCAGATCGGCATGCTGGTGCGCAACACCGAGGAGCTCGGTTGCGGGCTGGTGATGATCGGCGGCGACCGCAGCTTCGGCGCCGGCGGCTGGGACGACACCAAGATCGAAGAGGCGATGCCGCTCGACTTCGAGATCAAGGCCGCCAAGGTCACCCCCGTCGGCGCGCTCGGCATGATCATGCACGCCAGCGAGATCGCCCGCGGCAATTACTGGCAAAAGCGCATCGCCATCGAGGCGGTCGACGCCCTGGGCGAACGCGACTACGCCGGCCTGTTGCAGTGGAACGGCTCGGACCAGTGGCTGTGGGGCCAGTCGCAGGGGGGCATGATTACGGTCGGCGCCAACCGCAACCAGATGAAGGCCCGCATCGACCGGCTCACCGTGGGCGACATGCCGCAGTTCGACCCCGCGATGAAACTCGCCGCCGCCTCGTTCGCCGGGCTCACCAACCCCGTGCCGGCGATCAAGCACATGATCATCATCTCCGACGGCGACCCCTCGCCGCCCTCGGCCGCGGTGATGAAGTCGTTCATCGACCAGAAGGTCAAGATCACCACGGTGGCCGTGGGGGCCCACGGCCCGCCGGGCCACGCCACGATGCAGAAGATCGCCACCTCCACGGGCGGCAAGTACTACGTGGTGCGCAACGCGAACGCCCTGCCCCGCATCTACCAGCGCGAGGCGCGGCGTGTGTCGCGTCCGCTGGTGCGCGAGCTCAAGCCCCCCGTCGCCCCGCGGCTGATCACAAGGCACGAGATCCTCGGCGGCCTGGAGAGCGACTTCCCGCCGCTCGCCGGGTACGTGCAGACCACGGTGAAAGACAGCTCGCTCGTGGAGGTGGTGCTCCGCTCGCCCATCCCGGCCGACGGCGACAGCTCGACCATCCTGGCCACCTGGAACTACGGCCTCGGCAAGACCGCCGCCTTCACCTCCGACGCCGGCGCCCGCTGGGCCGACCAATGGACCGGCTGGAGCGAGTACAACCGCTTCTACAGCCAGCTGATCCGCTGGTCGATGCGCCCCACCGGCGACACCGGCAACTTCACCGTGGCGACCGACATAAAAGACGGCAAGGCGCGCGTGGTGATCGACGCCCTCGACAAGAACGACCAGTTCCTCGAACTCCCCACGATCGGCGGCGCCGCCGTGGCGCCGGGGCTCGACTCGCTGCCGATCGTCTTCCGGCAGATCGCCCCGGGCCGCTACGTCGGCGAGTTCGAGGCCGAGGACCCCGGCAGCTACATGGTCGTGATCAATCCCGGCTCGCAGCAGCCGATGATCCGCACGGGGCTCAACGTCGGCTACTCCGACGAGTTCCGCGACCGCGAGACGAACCGCTCGCTGCTCAGCTCGATCGCCTCGCTGAGCGCCGAGGGGGGCGAGGCGGGCAAGATGATCGACGAGGAGGCTGGCGTCGCCTTCACCGGCGCCGACTCGGCCGAGCCGCTCTCGGCGGTCGACCCGTACCGCCGCGACCTGCCGCCGGCCGTCTCGACGCAGCCGATCTGGCCGCTGCTGATCTTGCTGGGCAGCTGCGTCTTCTTGGCCGACGTGTTCGTCCGCCGCGTGCAGGTGAACCTCGACTGGGTCCCCCCGCTGTGGGCCCGCCTCCGCGGCCGCACGGAAGTGATAGAGCCAGAGACGATGTCCCGCCTCCGCAGCCGCAAGCAACAAATCAGCGACGAGCTCGGCGACCGCCGCGCCCAAACGCGCTTCGAGGTCGACGAAGACGCCCCGGCCGCCGGCGCCTCGCCGCTGGCCGACCTGGAGCGTCCCGCGGGCGAGAGACGCCCCACGCCAACCACCGACAAGGAATCGCTCGCCTCGGAAGAGAAAGCCCAAGAAGAGGGCTACACCTCACGCCTGCTCAAAGCCAAACGCGACGCGCTGAAGAAGAAAGACGACAACCAATAA
- a CDS encoding L-threonylcarbamoyladenylate synthase, translating into MPPRVINVAQADDLRDVVHRTVQALAEGQLVGVPTETVYGIAASADRPDAVARLAEAKGRAASAPFALAVKGADDAEDYAPQWGPLARRLARRCWPGPVTLVVGSDHEGGLTGKLCDGIRQHVCPNGTVGFRAPANRVLQDVLRMHAGPLVLTSANASGDPEATDAKGCVDALGDSLGLVLDDGPARYGQASSVVRVWPDRFEMLREGVVGKPTIERLSSYLVVMVCTGNTCRSPMAEGLMRRKLAERLKVTDDELESRGLLVASAGLSASNGGRAAAETLALLEERGISLAAHSSQMLSDHLIRQADLLLTMTRAHRDAILGHWPEAAPRVKMMMPGGRDVPDPIGGSIEVYRQCAEQLEQGIDHHLDAILKEIRTDATEGPD; encoded by the coding sequence ATGCCGCCACGCGTTATCAACGTCGCCCAAGCGGACGACCTACGCGACGTTGTGCATCGCACCGTGCAGGCGTTGGCAGAAGGCCAACTGGTCGGTGTCCCGACCGAGACCGTTTACGGCATCGCGGCTAGCGCCGACCGACCCGACGCCGTCGCCCGGCTCGCCGAGGCGAAGGGCAGGGCGGCTTCGGCCCCGTTTGCGTTGGCCGTCAAAGGCGCCGACGACGCCGAGGACTACGCCCCGCAGTGGGGCCCGCTCGCCCGCCGGCTTGCCCGGCGCTGCTGGCCGGGGCCGGTAACTCTGGTGGTCGGCAGCGACCACGAGGGGGGCCTCACCGGCAAGCTCTGCGACGGCATCCGTCAGCACGTTTGCCCGAACGGAACGGTCGGCTTCCGGGCGCCCGCCAACCGGGTGCTGCAAGACGTGTTGCGCATGCACGCCGGACCGCTGGTGCTGACCAGCGCGAACGCCAGCGGCGACCCCGAGGCGACCGACGCGAAGGGCTGCGTCGACGCCTTGGGCGATAGCCTCGGCCTGGTGCTGGACGACGGACCGGCCCGCTACGGACAGGCCTCGTCGGTCGTTCGCGTGTGGCCCGACCGTTTCGAGATGCTCCGGGAGGGAGTCGTGGGGAAACCAACCATCGAACGCTTGTCCAGTTACTTGGTGGTGATGGTTTGCACGGGCAACACCTGCCGCAGCCCGATGGCCGAGGGGCTCATGCGACGCAAACTCGCCGAGCGGCTCAAGGTAACGGACGACGAACTCGAATCGCGCGGCCTGCTCGTGGCGTCGGCCGGCCTGTCGGCCAGCAACGGCGGGCGGGCGGCGGCCGAGACCCTGGCCCTGCTCGAGGAACGCGGCATCTCACTCGCGGCACATTCCTCGCAGATGCTCAGCGACCACCTTATCCGGCAGGCCGATCTGCTGCTCACGATGACCCGCGCCCACCGCGACGCGATCCTGGGGCACTGGCCCGAGGCCGCCCCACGCGTCAAAATGATGATGCCGGGCGGCCGCGACGTGCCCGACCCGATCGGCGGATCGATCGAGGTTTACCGGCAGTGCGCGGAGCAGCTCGAGCAGGGGATCGACCACCACCTCGACGCCATCCTGAAAGAGATCCGCACGGATGCCACAGAAGGCCCGGATTGA
- a CDS encoding glycerate kinase type-2 family protein, translating into MSRSRNLRDDAERIWRAGVEAVRPETLLPASVRVDGNWLLVDNGGADLVEVDLHTVRRLFVVGAGKAGAGMARGLEAALGEAVLTDKRLAGLVSVPADCLGPTRAIELVAGRPAGVNEPRPEGVAATQRILKLLGSATADDLCLVLLSGGGSALLCAPADGVTLDQKAAVTRLLSGAGATIEQLNTVRKQISQVKGGGLLRACRAGRMVSLVLSDVLGDPLDMIASGPTVPNPQTRDDALRVLAELGVERDPAAAPIVAHLRNHADARPIPPRHETRTVVIGNNATAVDAAGIEAERLGYNHAMTSSRASEGPAEEIGRGLAEEALRMRDEPPTSVAPDCLITGGEPTVTLADAAIRGLGGRNQQLTLAALQEMRRRDRGDLAGVCLLSGGTDGEDGPTDAAGAVIDTAVAARAESAGLDLEDALRRNDAYRFFEAADGLLLTGPTGTNVCDLRVVTVDRGGS; encoded by the coding sequence ATGTCCCGTTCTCGAAACCTGCGTGACGACGCCGAGCGCATCTGGCGCGCCGGGGTCGAGGCGGTGCGGCCCGAGACCCTGCTGCCCGCCAGCGTGCGGGTCGACGGCAACTGGCTGCTCGTGGACAACGGCGGCGCCGACCTCGTCGAGGTCGACCTCCACACGGTGCGGCGTCTCTTCGTGGTGGGCGCCGGTAAAGCGGGGGCCGGCATGGCCCGCGGCCTCGAGGCCGCCCTCGGCGAAGCCGTGCTCACCGACAAGCGGCTCGCGGGTTTGGTGAGCGTTCCGGCCGACTGCCTCGGGCCGACGCGGGCGATCGAGCTCGTCGCGGGCCGACCGGCGGGCGTCAACGAGCCCCGCCCCGAGGGAGTGGCCGCCACGCAGAGGATCCTCAAGCTCCTCGGCTCGGCGACGGCCGACGACCTCTGTCTTGTCCTGCTCTCGGGGGGCGGTTCGGCGCTGCTCTGCGCGCCGGCGGATGGGGTGACGCTCGACCAGAAGGCGGCGGTCACACGGTTGCTCTCCGGCGCCGGCGCCACGATCGAGCAGCTCAACACCGTCCGCAAGCAGATCAGCCAGGTGAAAGGGGGCGGCCTGCTGCGCGCCTGCCGCGCGGGCCGCATGGTGTCGCTCGTGCTGAGCGACGTGCTGGGCGATCCCTTGGACATGATCGCCAGCGGCCCCACCGTTCCCAACCCGCAGACCCGTGACGACGCCCTAAGGGTGCTCGCCGAGTTGGGGGTCGAAAGAGACCCGGCGGCGGCGCCGATCGTCGCTCACCTACGCAATCACGCCGACGCGAGGCCGATCCCCCCCCGCCACGAAACGCGCACCGTGGTGATTGGCAACAACGCCACCGCGGTCGACGCCGCCGGCATCGAGGCCGAGCGATTGGGCTACAACCATGCGATGACCTCCAGCCGCGCGTCGGAGGGCCCCGCCGAGGAGATCGGCCGCGGCCTCGCCGAAGAGGCCCTGCGGATGCGCGACGAGCCCCCCACCTCCGTGGCGCCCGACTGCCTGATCACCGGCGGCGAGCCGACCGTTACGCTCGCCGACGCCGCGATCCGCGGCCTGGGGGGCCGCAACCAACAGCTCACGCTCGCCGCATTGCAGGAAATGCGTCGCCGCGACCGGGGCGACCTGGCGGGCGTCTGCCTGCTGTCGGGCGGCACCGACGGCGAGGACGGCCCCACCGACGCCGCCGGCGCGGTCATCGACACGGCGGTCGCTGCCCGCGCCGAGTCCGCGGGCCTCGACCTCGAAGACGCGCTCCGCAGGAACGACGCCTACCGCTTCTTCGAAGCGGCCGACGGCCTGCTGCTCACCGGGCCCACGGGCACGAACGTCTGTGACCTGCGCGTAGTCACGGTCGACCGCGGCGGATCGTGA
- a CDS encoding NHL repeat-containing protein — translation MNASESLSNDGAESPRGAVSRRRFLQGAAACGLLAPLASATGCEPAGPGFGRLDKVWGRHGVVGGRMHKARAMAIDADQRLYLVDFTARILVYDLDGNYLHGWSTPVCDNGRPTGLTYDPASNRLLVADTHYYRILEYELDGSLVSAATTGGTNGVAPGEFGFVTDAVRDSQGCLYVCEYGDNDRVQKFSPDGEFLAQWGSHGTGPDQFKRPQNLLVDSDDRLWVCDACNHRIKVFDPDGKLVAMWGEEGSAPGQMYYPYDIVMDPAGDLYIVEYGNHRVQKFTQGGESLGVWGGQGRDEGQLWDPWALALDSHNRLHVLDTHNNRVQRVVV, via the coding sequence ATGAACGCTAGCGAGTCGCTTAGCAACGACGGCGCCGAGTCTCCTCGGGGGGCCGTGTCGCGTCGTCGTTTCTTGCAGGGGGCGGCCGCCTGTGGGCTGCTTGCCCCGTTGGCTAGCGCGACGGGCTGCGAGCCGGCGGGACCCGGGTTCGGTCGGCTCGACAAGGTGTGGGGCCGCCACGGCGTGGTCGGCGGTCGCATGCACAAGGCGCGGGCCATGGCGATCGACGCCGACCAGCGCCTTTACTTGGTCGACTTCACCGCTCGCATCTTGGTTTACGACCTCGACGGCAACTACCTGCACGGCTGGAGCACGCCCGTGTGCGACAACGGCCGACCGACCGGCCTGACGTACGACCCGGCGTCGAACCGCCTGCTGGTGGCCGACACGCACTACTACCGCATCCTGGAGTACGAGCTCGACGGCTCGCTGGTCTCGGCGGCGACCACCGGGGGCACGAACGGCGTGGCGCCGGGTGAGTTTGGGTTCGTCACCGACGCGGTGCGCGACTCTCAGGGTTGTCTCTACGTCTGCGAGTACGGCGACAACGACCGCGTGCAGAAGTTTTCGCCCGATGGCGAGTTCCTCGCCCAGTGGGGCTCGCACGGCACGGGCCCCGACCAATTCAAGCGGCCGCAGAACCTGCTCGTCGACAGCGACGACCGCTTGTGGGTCTGCGACGCCTGCAACCACCGCATCAAAGTGTTCGACCCGGACGGCAAACTTGTGGCGATGTGGGGAGAAGAGGGCTCGGCGCCGGGGCAAATGTATTACCCTTACGACATCGTGATGGACCCGGCGGGCGACCTCTACATCGTCGAGTACGGGAACCACCGCGTGCAGAAGTTTACACAAGGGGGCGAGTCGCTCGGCGTGTGGGGCGGACAGGGCCGCGACGAGGGGCAGCTGTGGGACCCCTGGGCCTTGGCGCTCGACTCGCACAACCGGCTGCACGTGTTGGACACCCACAACAACCGGGTGCAGCGAGTGGTTGTTTGA